From Campylobacteraceae bacterium, the proteins below share one genomic window:
- the udk gene encoding uridine kinase: protein MKDCIFVGVAGGSGSGKTTVAHNLVKAFRGGDAALVEQDAYYQELKNTTIKQRAKVNFDHPDSIEFSLLVKHLKALKKGKSIKRPIYDFTTHLRKEESVSISPKKIIIIEGILILSIPEVRELLDVKIFVDTDADEMLLRRIERDINERDRTFECVRDQYLTTVKPMYLEFCEPSKRYADIIIPRGGENKIAVDMIIAKLKRYLKKGTLNK, encoded by the coding sequence ATGAAAGACTGCATTTTTGTGGGTGTTGCTGGTGGAAGTGGCTCTGGAAAGACTACTGTTGCCCACAATTTAGTAAAAGCATTTAGAGGTGGAGATGCAGCTTTAGTAGAGCAGGATGCATATTATCAAGAACTAAAGAATACAACAATAAAACAAAGAGCTAAGGTGAATTTTGATCATCCTGATTCTATTGAGTTTTCTTTATTGGTTAAACATTTAAAAGCCTTAAAAAAAGGCAAGTCCATAAAAAGACCTATTTATGATTTTACGACACATTTAAGAAAAGAAGAAAGTGTTAGTATTTCTCCTAAAAAAATCATTATTATTGAGGGAATTTTAATTTTATCAATTCCTGAAGTAAGAGAACTCTTAGATGTAAAAATATTTGTTGATACAGATGCGGATGAGATGCTTTTAAGAAGAATTGAACGTGATATCAATGAAAGAGATAGAACCTTTGAATGTGTACGTGATCAGTACTTAACTACGGTTAAACCAATGTACTTAGAATTTTGCGAACCCTCTAAACGATATGCTGATATTATTATTCCACGTGGTGGGGAAAATAAAATAGCTGTTGATATGATAATTGCTAAATTAAAACGTTACTTAAAAAAAGGTACTTTAAATAAATAG
- a CDS encoding MCP four helix bundle domain-containing protein, with protein sequence MNNFTIKTKLIASFVSIAVLILILSIISISSIKEISNGFTNYRSMANDSALAQKIQSNMFIIRMSVKNYLTESDKKNIEDFNHKFEKAVSFVKKAKSEIKEESRKKLFNIIEDDLLKYKNNFFEVTVFMDQIDDIVTKNLNVNGELIEQYLTKVMDDAEVNYELEISLSIAQNIRTLLLARLYTSKYLASNELKYSKRIANEFLTLKGKIEQYHKTSYAKEIDKAIYLIDKYQEGVNKIITIIAKRNALVNEGLTVIGKNISKLSEDVKMAIKKEQDRIGPMVATLNSDVQNVVMIISSIILVLVILLSIFIPRNISSLINTFQIGLIDFFKYLNKESTEVQLIGIDSKDEIGVMSKIVDENIEKSKLLIEEDIALINEVKAVVENIKNGDLKQEIKLNTNNKSLEELKIIINEMIEVIGNEVCENIKDLQISLKSYQHLDFRHRIQNSKGKTAEGLNALADIINDMLLKNKDNGNVLVESSKTLLLNVDDLNKNSSLAAASLEETAAAVEQITGNIRNNTNNIEKISVFASEVSACASEGEALANKTNNAMDEINSEISDINEAITIIDQIAFQTNILSLNAAVEAATAGEAGKGFSVVAQEVRNLASRSAEAANEIKALVERANIKANEGKNIANEMIEAYIGLNESITKSDDLIKHVSSASKEQLLGIEQINDAINSLDYQTQENVKIASKSNDIAQRTADIADAIVADVNTKEFRGK encoded by the coding sequence ATGAATAATTTTACAATCAAAACAAAATTAATAGCTAGTTTTGTTTCTATTGCCGTGTTAATATTAATACTTAGCATAATAAGTATTTCAAGTATTAAAGAAATATCTAATGGTTTTACGAACTACCGATCGATGGCAAATGACAGTGCTTTAGCACAAAAAATTCAATCAAATATGTTTATAATTAGAATGTCAGTTAAAAATTATTTAACAGAATCTGATAAAAAAAATATTGAAGATTTTAATCATAAGTTTGAAAAAGCGGTCTCTTTTGTTAAAAAAGCAAAATCTGAGATAAAAGAAGAATCAAGAAAAAAACTTTTTAATATCATAGAAGACGACCTTTTAAAGTATAAAAACAATTTTTTTGAAGTAACCGTTTTTATGGATCAAATAGATGACATTGTGACTAAGAACCTAAATGTAAATGGGGAACTAATAGAACAATATTTAACAAAAGTTATGGACGATGCAGAAGTTAATTATGAACTTGAAATTTCTTTATCAATTGCTCAAAATATCAGAACACTACTGCTTGCAAGGCTTTATACAAGTAAATACTTGGCTTCTAATGAGCTTAAATATTCTAAAAGAATAGCAAATGAATTCCTAACCTTAAAAGGTAAAATTGAACAATACCACAAAACATCTTATGCAAAAGAAATTGATAAAGCTATATATCTTATAGATAAATATCAAGAAGGTGTAAATAAAATAATTACAATTATTGCGAAACGAAATGCACTTGTTAATGAAGGCTTAACTGTGATTGGAAAAAACATTTCCAAACTTTCAGAAGATGTAAAAATGGCTATTAAAAAAGAGCAAGATAGAATTGGACCAATGGTAGCTACGTTAAATTCAGATGTTCAAAATGTTGTTATGATTATCTCATCTATTATTTTAGTTCTGGTTATTTTATTGTCAATATTTATACCAAGAAATATTTCATCATTAATTAATACCTTTCAAATTGGACTTATTGACTTTTTTAAATACCTGAACAAAGAGAGTACGGAAGTTCAATTAATTGGAATTGATTCAAAAGATGAAATAGGTGTAATGTCTAAAATAGTTGATGAAAACATTGAAAAATCAAAATTACTAATAGAAGAAGATATTGCTTTAATTAATGAAGTAAAAGCAGTTGTAGAAAATATTAAAAATGGTGATTTAAAACAAGAAATAAAATTAAATACAAATAATAAAAGTTTAGAAGAACTGAAAATTATTATTAATGAAATGATTGAAGTCATTGGGAATGAAGTATGTGAAAATATTAAAGATTTACAAATATCATTAAAAAGTTATCAACACTTGGATTTTAGACATAGAATTCAAAACTCTAAGGGTAAAACAGCCGAGGGTTTGAATGCTCTGGCTGATATTATTAATGATATGTTATTAAAAAATAAAGACAATGGTAATGTTTTAGTAGAGAGTTCAAAAACCTTATTGTTAAATGTAGATGATTTAAATAAAAACTCAAGTCTAGCAGCTGCTTCACTTGAAGAAACGGCAGCAGCAGTTGAACAAATAACAGGAAATATAAGAAACAATACGAATAATATAGAAAAAATCTCTGTTTTTGCTTCTGAAGTAAGTGCTTGTGCAAGTGAAGGAGAAGCACTCGCAAACAAAACGAATAATGCCATGGATGAAATTAACTCAGAGATAAGTGATATAAATGAAGCCATAACAATTATTGACCAAATCGCCTTTCAAACGAATATTTTATCTCTTAATGCTGCAGTTGAAGCTGCAACAGCAGGTGAAGCTGGAAAAGGTTTTTCAGTGGTTGCTCAAGAAGTAAGAAATCTTGCTTCACGTAGTGCTGAAGCTGCAAATGAAATTAAAGCTTTGGTTGAAAGAGCAAATATAAAAGCCAATGAAGGAAAAAATATTGCCAATGAAATGATCGAGGCTTACATTGGGTTAAATGAAAGTATTACTAAATCAGATGATTTAATTAAACATGTATCAAGTGCTTCGAAAGAACAATTACTTGGAATTGAACAAATCAATGATGCGATTAATAGCTTAGATTATCAAACCCAAGAAAATGTAAAAATTGCAAGTAAAAGTAATGATATTGCTCAACGAACAGCAGATATTGCGGATGCAATTGTTGCAGATGTAAATACAAAAGAATTTAGAGGGAAATAA
- a CDS encoding PQQ-dependent sugar dehydrogenase has product MKNTFLTLFLLFLFASTSFAQNNTNYTLELIISSLNKPWSFVFISKNKILINQKNGEMLLVDLKTKKRKNIKHNLQIDSRGQGGLLDLKKSPFFKKDSYLYLTYVQKNTSFLSLARAKYKENSPLIFHDIFISTTKSNTNRHFGSRIAFDENNHIFISLGDRGERKNAQNLLNHAGSIIRLNLDGSIPSDNPFVNNKNVLDEIYSYGHRNPQGLFYDKKRKLLFSNEHGPRGGDEINIIKKAKNYGWPLVSYGKEYYSLSFVGETRRKKGMEDAIKVYIPSIAPSSLLLYSGKIYKEWKNNLFSSALVLKHINRIVLNKEMKVLQEERLFLELNERIRALVEDEKGYIYFSSDQGNIYKIIEK; this is encoded by the coding sequence ATGAAAAATACTTTTTTAACACTTTTTTTACTATTTTTATTTGCAAGCACTTCTTTTGCCCAAAATAATACAAACTACACTCTTGAGTTAATTATAAGTTCTTTGAATAAACCCTGGTCTTTTGTATTTATATCCAAGAACAAAATTTTAATCAATCAAAAAAATGGTGAAATGTTACTTGTAGATTTAAAAACAAAAAAAAGAAAAAACATTAAACATAATTTACAAATTGATTCAAGGGGCCAAGGAGGACTCTTGGACTTGAAAAAATCTCCTTTTTTCAAAAAAGATTCTTACCTTTATCTTACTTATGTGCAAAAAAATACTTCTTTTTTAAGCCTTGCTAGAGCCAAATATAAAGAGAACAGCCCTCTTATTTTTCATGATATTTTTATTAGCACTACAAAAAGTAATACAAACAGACATTTTGGTTCACGTATCGCTTTTGATGAAAACAATCATATTTTTATTAGTTTAGGAGACAGAGGAGAAAGAAAAAATGCACAAAATTTATTAAATCATGCAGGAAGTATTATTCGTCTTAATTTAGACGGAAGTATTCCTTCTGATAATCCTTTTGTAAACAACAAGAATGTTTTAGATGAAATCTATTCTTATGGACACAGAAACCCTCAAGGACTTTTTTATGATAAAAAAAGAAAACTCTTATTTTCAAATGAACATGGGCCAAGAGGAGGAGACGAAATTAATATAATAAAAAAAGCAAAAAACTATGGCTGGCCTCTGGTCTCGTATGGAAAAGAATATTATTCTTTATCTTTTGTAGGAGAAACAAGAAGAAAAAAAGGCATGGAAGATGCAATCAAAGTATATATCCCATCAATTGCACCCTCTTCTTTATTACTTTATTCTGGAAAAATATACAAAGAATGGAAAAATAATTTATTTTCAAGTGCGCTTGTTTTAAAACATATTAACCGTATTGTTTTAAATAAAGAAATGAAAGTTCTTCAAGAAGAACGTTTATTTTTAGAGCTAAATGAACGCATTAGAGCTTTAGTAGAAGATGAAAAAGGATATATTTATTTTTCAAGCGACCAAGGAAATATTTATAAAATCATAGAAAAATAA
- the mmuM gene encoding homocysteine S-methyltransferase, with protein sequence MNLLKTLLEKQKIIVLDGASGTELQRKGYDVNDELWAAMFLISNPKAIKEVHEDYLQAGANCITSLSYQATYEGFYKKGLNENEAKKMLLLSVSLAKEARDEYFNKNSEHTNKALVAASIGPYGAFLADGSEFRGDYSLNQKELEEFHKKRLNTLLEAKPDLLAFETVPCLKEAKAYVNLLKNKKNINAWISFSAKDSLHINSGETIKECAQYLEEYSFITAIGINCTSPKYAQSLIKEIKKVSSKIILVYANSGDIYDANDKSWKVSKNSQSYAKMSDLWYKEGARFIGGCCQTTPKDIKEIVSMYK encoded by the coding sequence ATGAACCTACTTAAAACCCTCTTGGAAAAACAAAAAATTATAGTGCTTGATGGGGCATCTGGAACAGAACTTCAACGCAAGGGTTATGATGTAAACGATGAGCTTTGGGCTGCAATGTTTTTAATTTCTAATCCAAAAGCCATTAAAGAAGTACATGAGGATTATTTGCAAGCAGGGGCTAATTGTATAACAAGCTTAAGTTACCAAGCCACATATGAAGGATTTTATAAAAAAGGACTTAATGAAAACGAAGCTAAAAAAATGCTTTTATTATCTGTTTCTTTGGCTAAAGAAGCAAGAGATGAATACTTCAATAAAAACAGTGAACATACAAATAAAGCTCTTGTTGCTGCATCAATTGGTCCTTATGGTGCATTTTTAGCAGATGGTTCTGAGTTTAGGGGAGATTATTCTTTAAATCAAAAAGAACTGGAAGAATTTCATAAAAAAAGGCTGAATACTTTACTTGAAGCCAAACCTGACCTTCTTGCATTTGAAACCGTTCCTTGTTTAAAAGAAGCAAAAGCTTATGTTAATTTATTAAAAAACAAAAAGAATATAAATGCTTGGATTAGTTTTAGTGCTAAAGATTCTTTACATATAAACAGTGGAGAAACAATAAAAGAATGTGCACAATATCTTGAAGAATATTCTTTTATTACTGCTATTGGAATTAATTGTACCTCTCCTAAATATGCCCAATCCCTTATAAAAGAGATCAAAAAAGTCTCAAGTAAAATAATCCTTGTTTATGCAAACAGTGGAGATATTTACGATGCAAATGATAAATCATGGAAAGTAAGTAAAAATAGTCAAAGTTATGCCAAAATGTCAGATCTTTGGTATAAAGAAGGGGCTCGATTTATTGGAGGATGTTGTCAAACTACGCCAAAAGATATAAAAGAAATAGTTTCTATGTATAAATAA
- a CDS encoding DASS family sodium-coupled anion symporter, protein MLESKKIRLLIPILIGIFVVLLPTPEGLSTNAHQFFAVFLAVIIALILEPIPAALIGLVGVIFSASFGLVETTAKANRDWALSGFSNGVIWLIFAAFMFALGYQKSGLGKRISLLLVKALGKTSLGLGYAVAFADGILAPFMPSNTARSAGTIFPIAINIPQMFDSTPEHEPRKLGAYISWVAIAATCVTSSMFLTALAPNLLAVSLVEKNAGIIIEWGEWFSTLAIIMIPLFLAVPLLAYIIYPPTQKKSPEAPAWAAKELDKMGKITKNELLMLGLGTLALVLWIFGKQFSINGTTAALLVLCLLVLTNVITWNDVITNKNAFNVFIWFATLVTMAAGLKKVGFLAWATGLISTGLEGFEPLSIALILLFLFFIFHYFFASVTAHTVALLPLFLAVASSLLPSEMLQPLSILFVGSLGLMGIITPYATGPSPIWYGAGYIPQATWWRLGAIFGAIYLGALISLGFFIL, encoded by the coding sequence ATGTTAGAAAGTAAAAAAATTAGGCTTTTAATACCTATATTAATCGGAATTTTTGTTGTTTTATTACCAACGCCTGAAGGCCTAAGCACAAATGCCCATCAGTTTTTTGCAGTATTTTTAGCTGTAATTATTGCCTTAATTCTAGAACCTATTCCAGCTGCTCTCATTGGACTTGTTGGTGTTATATTTTCAGCATCTTTTGGGCTTGTTGAAACGACAGCTAAAGCCAACAGAGATTGGGCTTTAAGTGGTTTCTCAAATGGTGTAATTTGGCTGATTTTTGCAGCATTTATGTTTGCCCTTGGTTATCAAAAAAGTGGTTTAGGAAAAAGAATTTCTCTTTTATTGGTTAAAGCTTTAGGAAAAACATCTTTAGGTCTTGGTTATGCAGTAGCCTTTGCAGATGGAATTTTAGCTCCTTTTATGCCTTCAAATACAGCAAGAAGTGCAGGAACCATTTTCCCAATAGCTATTAATATTCCACAAATGTTTGATTCAACACCTGAGCATGAACCAAGAAAACTGGGTGCTTATATCTCGTGGGTAGCAATAGCTGCTACTTGTGTTACCAGTTCTATGTTTTTAACAGCACTTGCACCCAATCTTTTAGCCGTTTCTTTAGTTGAAAAAAATGCAGGTATTATTATTGAATGGGGAGAGTGGTTTTCTACTTTAGCAATCATTATGATTCCTTTGTTTTTAGCTGTACCTTTGTTGGCATATATAATCTACCCTCCTACACAAAAAAAATCTCCCGAAGCTCCTGCATGGGCAGCTAAAGAGTTAGATAAAATGGGAAAAATCACTAAAAATGAACTCTTAATGTTAGGTCTTGGTACCTTAGCTTTAGTATTATGGATTTTTGGTAAACAATTCTCTATTAATGGAACAACGGCCGCTTTATTGGTTTTGTGTTTATTGGTTTTAACAAATGTAATTACCTGGAATGATGTCATTACTAATAAAAATGCTTTTAATGTATTCATTTGGTTTGCTACTTTAGTTACTATGGCAGCTGGACTTAAAAAAGTTGGTTTTTTAGCTTGGGCAACAGGCTTAATTTCTACAGGTCTTGAAGGTTTTGAACCGCTTAGTATTGCTTTGATTTTATTATTTTTGTTTTTTATCTTTCATTATTTTTTTGCAAGTGTTACTGCACATACGGTTGCTTTATTGCCACTGTTTTTAGCAGTAGCTTCAAGTTTATTACCAAGTGAGATGCTGCAACCTCTTTCAATCTTATTTGTAGGTTCCCTTGGACTTATGGGAATAATTACACCTTATGCAACAGGACCTTCTCCTATTTGGTATGGGGCTGGTTATATTCCACAAGCAACATGGTGGAGATTAGGAGCAATCTTTGGAGCTATTTATTTAGGTGCTTTAATTTCCTTAGGTTTTTTCATTCTTTAA
- a CDS encoding HD domain-containing protein, with protein sequence MKALTQQINFIMEIDKLKAVYRQTTVKEDNNRQENSAEHSWHIALAAIILQEYAGKTIDISRVIQMLLIHDVIEIDAGDLFAFEDQKNQEEQEIKEKKAAERLFSLLPQNQAKEFKDLWFEFEDCISADACFAKAIDRILPLFINMRNEGGSWVKHRISKSQVLKRNLYLKEASPKLWDYVQEEVQEAVKNSWLEDK encoded by the coding sequence ATGAAGGCTTTAACGCAACAAATAAATTTTATAATGGAAATAGATAAACTCAAAGCAGTTTATCGTCAAACTACGGTAAAAGAAGATAATAACAGACAAGAAAACTCAGCAGAACACTCTTGGCATATAGCACTAGCAGCCATAATTCTTCAAGAATATGCAGGCAAAACAATAGATATTTCACGTGTTATTCAAATGTTATTAATTCATGATGTTATAGAAATAGATGCAGGAGATTTATTCGCTTTTGAAGATCAAAAAAATCAAGAAGAACAAGAAATAAAAGAAAAAAAAGCAGCAGAGCGTTTATTTTCTCTACTGCCACAAAATCAAGCAAAAGAATTTAAAGATTTATGGTTTGAATTTGAAGACTGTATTAGCGCCGATGCCTGTTTTGCAAAAGCCATTGATAGAATCTTACCATTATTTATTAATATGAGAAATGAGGGAGGATCGTGGGTTAAACACCGTATTTCTAAATCTCAGGTCTTAAAAAGAAATCTTTATTTAAAAGAAGCTTCGCCTAAATTGTGGGATTATGTACAAGAAGAAGTACAAGAAGCGGTAAAAAACAGCTGGTTAGAAGATAAATAA
- a CDS encoding malate dehydrogenase, whose amino-acid sequence MIKKVGIVGVGNVGATLAFILASKNICDEIVLKDIRENILEAMTLDISQASAASNSKTKVSSAKEAKEFNTCDIVVITAGIPRKPGMSRDDLLITNANIMISVIKETIAFNPNAVIIIVSNPLDAMVYTALKASSFKREKIIGMAGILDSSRMAHFISKKLNIPCNEIETSVMGGHGDAMVPLVNYTKVQNKKLSEFLNDVEILEIMDKTRKGGAQIVAALGNGSAYYAPAYSTYLMINAILNDTKEIYPCAVLLEGEYDYSNIVAGVPIVLGKKGLEEIVELNLSVEQKEQFKHSVLGVKELTSILDKEIFN is encoded by the coding sequence ATGATTAAAAAAGTAGGAATAGTAGGTGTTGGTAATGTAGGTGCTACTTTGGCTTTTATTTTAGCCAGTAAAAATATTTGCGATGAAATTGTTTTAAAAGATATAAGAGAAAATATTCTTGAAGCAATGACTTTAGATATCTCTCAAGCAAGCGCTGCTAGTAATTCAAAAACAAAAGTTAGCTCTGCAAAAGAAGCAAAAGAATTTAACACTTGTGATATCGTTGTAATAACAGCTGGAATTCCAAGAAAACCTGGAATGAGCAGAGATGATTTATTAATAACCAATGCAAATATAATGATATCAGTAATAAAAGAAACAATAGCGTTTAACCCTAATGCTGTAATAATTATTGTTTCAAATCCTTTAGATGCTATGGTTTATACTGCTCTAAAAGCTTCTTCTTTTAAAAGAGAGAAAATAATAGGAATGGCAGGCATTTTAGATTCTTCAAGAATGGCACATTTTATTTCAAAAAAACTCAATATTCCTTGTAATGAAATTGAAACATCTGTTATGGGAGGGCATGGAGATGCTATGGTTCCTTTAGTTAATTATACAAAAGTACAAAATAAAAAGTTAAGTGAATTTTTAAATGATGTTGAAATTCTAGAAATCATGGATAAAACAAGAAAAGGTGGGGCTCAAATTGTAGCTGCTTTAGGAAATGGAAGTGCTTATTATGCCCCTGCTTATTCTACATATTTAATGATTAATGCTATTTTAAATGATACAAAAGAGATCTATCCTTGTGCGGTACTCTTAGAAGGTGAATATGATTATAGTAATATTGTTGCAGGTGTTCCTATTGTTTTAGGAAAAAAAGGTTTAGAAGAAATTGTTGAATTGAATTTAAGTGTGGAACAAAAAGAACAATTTAAACACTCTGTTTTAGGGGTGAAAGAATTAACAAGTATTTTAGATAAAGAAATTTTTAATTAA